From the genome of Seriola aureovittata isolate HTS-2021-v1 ecotype China chromosome 18, ASM2101889v1, whole genome shotgun sequence:
acacagacaaaactacAGCCAagatttttagcattttttccCAACTACATTTTATTCTCTCCTTCATCCTTACATTTCAGTCTATCTTATCTTCCTGTTTGCCATCTGTTCTCTGCTGATGATATGGTGATTCAGATGCACAAGCTTTGTCCGAATCCTCTCCACATGGAGTGTGAAAATCCACCTGTCCAGACCCTTTAGCTTTGGCCCTGCGTGCGTCCAGGAAGCTGACAATGAACTCTGAGTTCTGATAGATGAGCATGCCAGACAATGTCAACACCGCACCGGCACAGCTGAGGGCGGAGAGTTCACTGCCGAAAAGCAGCTGAGACAAAAGCAGGTTTCCCACCACGCTCAGGTTGCCGAGGATATGCAGAGTAACGGCCGAGGTGAGCGTGATGACGCAGCAGCTGGCCAAGTTGTACATGACTGACCCCAGACAGCTGAGCAAGATGAAGACCCACAGGTGGCGGTCGTAATGCAGCGGCGACTCCAGCAAAGCCCAGTTTTCTAAGGCCAAAGCTGCCACAGTCAAGATGCAGAAGCTAGGAATGGACATCAGGTAGAGCAGGAACACAGAGTTGATTTTCTCCTCCTGAAGTAAGATGCCTAATTAAACAAAGACATGTAGATAGCAGTTACAAACATGATTGTACTGGCAAAGACTTGAGAGATGACCTAAACAAACCTCATTTGTCCTGTAGCTACAGCATTTACTACTTAAGTGCAAAAATCTGTCACGAAAAACTGTCGTAATACATCATGAATCTGACTCAGCAGCTAGATTTCTTACCTGAAATATTTTAAGAAACATGGTGTATTTTAGTTGGCTGTTTAGGTGACATAACAGAAGgttcctctgtttttttgtcaaaataacaGGAATAACTCTCTTCTGCTCACTCATTAACTGTTGTTCAAAAGTTGACAGTAAGCTTCAAGTGGGTTGATAGCAGGAAAACTGGAGGGAATTATGCAAAACACCTCTTTGAAAGATTTTGTAATAAGCCTTAATGCCTGGACATGTCGGAAGCAAAACATCCATTAAACTAATGACTGTTTTAGTAAAAGCTAAGCACactttaaacatttcattggCATACAGTATCAAATCTGTGAGGACTGAGGCTTTGACTTTGGGCCTTTAAACAAAAAGACATGCACAGCCAAAGGGTGTCAGAGAAAAGTAAACTCATTAGGGAAActgttacaacaacaacaacaacaacaaaaacaacaacaggtgaGAGAGGATGAAAATAGCTTGTTGAAACTTGAGACAACATCGTCCAGCTAGTTTGGATCCTTGGGATGGACATAATTTTTTAGTCATGATTAGCAATAAAAGTAATGTACAGCAATTTCCTTCTGTTGGCCCTTGTTTTCAAACTCTGCTCAAATTTGCAAAAGCAGGCCATAACCATAACCTTTCCTACCTGTATaattatttaacttatttatacTTAGCAGCTATAGTGGTTTATATAAGTATTACAAATGATAACCTTCTAGTCACAAGCTTGCCCCTTTAACCCTGAGGGGGCCCTCGGTACAAAGTATGTAGCATTACATTCCTCTGAGCAGAACTGAATATCTGCTTTTGTGTTATGTAAGAAATGTAAGACAGGTCCtcaaaaaaatttcatgaaCACAtgactttccttttcttctgacAACTACAATGTTATGGAGACTAATGACGTTAGAGAGCGTAATCCACTGCACACAGACACCAACTTTAAAGCTATTTCTGCAACAAAAGCTTCCCTGAAAGCAAAGAACATTGGATAAATAAGTACATTGGATAAATGTAATGAAGGCACTACTCAGCCCATGTAACATCAGTTCAAGAAATTAATCTGTCTCCCTACCAGGGTATGTTCACTTAAACTGTAGCCATATGTTCAATCTCAAAATGATTTTTGGTATTTAGAGTCTTTTGTGTACTATATTTCATTGGGATAAACTTCTCAGTAACAATACTGCTCTTCAGGGAATCCTGGGTACATCTAATAAAAcgaacaataaaaacaataattgttAAATGACTAAAAATGAATCATTGAAATTTAAACTGTTAGGTTTTTAGGGagcatcatgttttttttttttagacatgcTGCATTAGAGGAAACTTCCTCTGACCTTTGTAGCCACTCTGACCCGCTACTCAACAGCATCTCTGGGCGTCTCAATTTATTTTGGAGTTTCTTGAATGCAGTTTGCAGAAAAAATGGGCGGCAATTCAGAGAAactttaaaaatacttaattgAATCCACTGGCTTACAAGAGGATGGCGGAAAATTGTATATGTTACTTCCAAAAGGTTCTGCCTTTCTGAAGCTTTCAGTCCATCAGAAGCCAAGATAAACATTCAGACACAACAGATCAGCATGTCCTCACAATGCAAAGTAACCCTGCCTGCTCtaactcatacacacatattgaTGTTTGTATTGTGTTTCCTAGGAAACCAAAAAATATGCCACTGTGACATTCCACCtttatgtgtgggtgtgttacTGGACTGAGGAGTGACGCACCAAATCATTAAAAAGTTCCAGGACCACAGACTGCTGCGGTGTCCCAGggaaaaacactaaaatatcCTCTGATGTCAGTGGCAAGAGAGGAGATTTCCAGTTTAAAAATAAGGGTAATTAACTCAGAGGTTACTTTCTATAgatacaacaaaaatacaacaaaaccgAGAGACAATTTCAACAGTCTGAGGTGACAAACAGGGCAGGAAACAAGTACTCACTCTGCTGAATGGACTTTACACCCCTCAACATGGTTGCAGCAAACACAAAGAAGCAGCCGGTTTGATCGAACTGGACCTCTCCCATGATGCTGAAGGAGGCTCCCAGACAGATGGGCATCATGGCTGTGTATTTGAGGATGTGATGCTGCTTGCCCAGGATAAGCGTGGAAATGGCCAGAGTAAAGAGTGGGGTAGTGGTATAGATCATTTGTGCAAATGACAGCTGGACATAGTTCAGACCCATGTTCCCAAAGGCGATGctggcacaaaatgtcagactcaACAGGAACACCTTATATTTTGCGCTAGGTGTCAGGTCCTGCTCTCCAGCCCCTCTGTGGCGGATCACCCGCAGTTTGATCAGCCCATAGTCCACCACTATAGCTGTCAGCATGTGCAATGCTGATAGTAGCAGAGGGTACCTGAAGTTGTAAACGGCAAATATCCATTTGTTGAGGCTGGATATGGTGGTGCCCGTCACCAGCCAAAcaatgacagctgacagcagatgGAGCATCTCTGCGGGtggcctcctcctgcctctctcttgGAGAGTCGCCTCGCATTTTGAGAAGCCATCGGCGTTGATCATGTTCGTATCATTGTCCTCtctgaaaggaaaacacatgTTGAATCCGTACCTCTCACCTCCAAATGAAATTCATGACAAAGCCGGCGAGTTTTGGGCTGAAAATCGCGAGAGTAACATGCGacacagctgtttttcttctccgTGGTGTTCGCCGGTCTTTGTTGTTCAGTAAACCTGCAATTTTCAGCACCGCCTATAGACACGTGTTTCTATTTTGCATGACTGGCTGGTTGTGTAACGTGCTCTGCGCAGGCAAACATGACATATCCAGGACCAGGAAGAccgacagaggagaggagagctgtTCAGGGCGGGCTGGAAAACAGTACGCGCCTTTTCCACGACGGGGACTGAGGGGATTGGTTATTATCCCGATATGCAGCAATGGACTGACGGTGACGACTCCGTGTGATGCACCAAAAAGTCAGCAGTGTAGTAAACACCATGGGGAAACTCAGGTACTGCATGTGCCTGTAACTAAATATTATAAATCCCAGACAGCGCATAAGCagttcacattttttcccctccacaCTATCTTTAAATAGCAGCTTACCTAATTGCCAGAGGAGATCTTGTGATTCCATTCCCTGCACTGGGACAGAAGGAAATCCTGACAACTCACTGTGTTGTTCGAAAACACGAAGTCGCTTGTTGCACCAAACACCGTATAGCTAGCTGGTTAGACAGCTGTTCATTCATGGTGTTGAGAACGTTTGAATTAATTAACGACACTTTTTTGACAATCGGACGGTTCAGTAACTGTTAACACAAGAGCAGGACAGTTcttttgtttgacaaaataaaaggtaAGGTGGGTTAAGTTAGCCGACCTCTGCTGTAGACTGAGCTGTCACTTGACACTAGGCGGCTgactgtctctctgctctctcggcttcatgctaacgttagctggtaGGAGCACTCTGTAACTGCGAGGAGGCAGCGCCTGTTAGCTAGCGTTAGGTTGTTAGCTACAAAACAAGGCAACAGCCGTTACTCCCGGCTCGACGCGGCGTTAGCTTTCATTCGTTGCGTAGACGTTACCGACACCACGACTGCGGTCAGGTCAATCACGTTTTATCATCAATTGAGCTTCATCATTTTTACCTTGTTCTTCGACGAGTACCTTGACAACACTGGCAGCATCCCCCAAATCTCCCTCGGTCGGTCACCGAGCTGTCAGCCAAGCCTGAGCAGACGCACTTCAGTGTCATTGGCTGATCCATTTAAAGGGCAGTGCTACTCATTTATGGGCGGCTTATTCAGTACatgttgaaaatgaatgcaACCTCTCGTCTGTGCAGGATTTGAAGTGTTGGAGCCTGGAGTTTAACATCTGCACGAGCCATCATCCTGTGACAATCGTGAATTGGGTTTCCTGTCTTCATATAACGTAGCAACGGCAGGCTTTAATTTGCAAAATGCAAACGATAACCTATAAAAGATACATGGGTGGCTCTTTGTTCCACTTAAGTAACTACAATAAAGCAACAGTAAACAAGACTCAACTCAATTCTCAAGTTCCCCTTTTTGCAGAAAGAGGAGATGTGGTTTGTTGATCACGCTATTTAAAGGTGAACTTAATTAAAATATAGCCTACACAGTTAATGTGGTTTAGGTATGGAGGGCAGTGAGCGTGAGAGTATGATCACAAGTACATGAGGAAATACAGAGGTATTACGTTTTCTTTCCTTAAATTCACCATTGAGGAAAAGTCATTAATTAAACAACTACTGGATCTTTCTTTGAAATATCAGGAGAGGACCTGTACacttgtaatgtaatgtaataactACATATTATTTAGAATCTAATTATAATATATAGTGGATGAGTTGGCATTAAATTCTAAAACCCTGTTGAACATGGTACATCTAACTGGAGTACAATCATGATTTAAAGTTTATGGAAAGTCTAGATGGAAAGTCTAGTGAGTTACCAAGCCTGTAATATATTGTAAGATGAGAAGTTACTGGTGCCTACTGGTCTGTTATTCTGCACTTCTGACAACTTCACTGCAGATATATATTGTTGGCCTCAAGGCATCATGGCAGACACTGTTTCTATGGATGTCTTCTGTGTCGTGTCTTGTGAGTTGAAAGATTTGAACAACATTGATTTGACAGTAAACAACAGCACAGTGAcagctttatgtttttatttgagctcaaaaatgtaaaatttccgAGGCAATTGGGCACAAAAGGTGAGTTCACATCATTTTTCAGCAAGAGCCCACAAACAATTAGCTAGGTGAAGAGGCTTCTCACTACAGAAGTGCTTAAGCACTCTAAAACCATGCATAGCTATATGTTGCCATGTAAATCTTTGAGTT
Proteins encoded in this window:
- the slc35e4 gene encoding solute carrier family 35 member E4 isoform X1 — encoded protein: MDQPMTLKCVCSGLADSSVTDRGRFGGCCQCCQGTRRRTREDNDTNMINADGFSKCEATLQERGRRRPPAEMLHLLSAVIVWLVTGTTISSLNKWIFAVYNFRYPLLLSALHMLTAIVVDYGLIKLRVIRHRGAGEQDLTPSAKYKVFLLSLTFCASIAFGNMGLNYVQLSFAQMIYTTTPLFTLAISTLILGKQHHILKYTAMMPICLGASFSIMGEVQFDQTGCFFVFAATMLRGVKSIQQSILLQEEKINSVFLLYLMSIPSFCILTVAALALENWALLESPLHYDRHLWVFILLSCLGSVMYNLASCCVITLTSAVTLHILGNLSVVGNLLLSQLLFGSELSALSCAGAVLTLSGMLIYQNSEFIVSFLDARRAKAKGSGQVDFHTPCGEDSDKACASESPYHQQRTDGKQEDKID
- the slc35e4 gene encoding solute carrier family 35 member E4 isoform X2, which translates into the protein MINADGFSKCEATLQERGRRRPPAEMLHLLSAVIVWLVTGTTISSLNKWIFAVYNFRYPLLLSALHMLTAIVVDYGLIKLRVIRHRGAGEQDLTPSAKYKVFLLSLTFCASIAFGNMGLNYVQLSFAQMIYTTTPLFTLAISTLILGKQHHILKYTAMMPICLGASFSIMGEVQFDQTGCFFVFAATMLRGVKSIQQSILLQEEKINSVFLLYLMSIPSFCILTVAALALENWALLESPLHYDRHLWVFILLSCLGSVMYNLASCCVITLTSAVTLHILGNLSVVGNLLLSQLLFGSELSALSCAGAVLTLSGMLIYQNSEFIVSFLDARRAKAKGSGQVDFHTPCGEDSDKACASESPYHQQRTDGKQEDKID